The stretch of DNA CTCTACCTCTGGGTCGTGTTCCTCGCCTTCGTCTTCGTCGTCTACGTGATGATCGGCCCGTGGGGCCGGATCAAGCTGGGCGGCCCCGACACGGAGCCGGAGTTCACGTTCTGGCAGTACCTCGTCATGACGTTCACCGCGGGGCTCTCCTCCGGCGGACTGGAGTTCTGGGGCCCGGTCGAGCCGCTGATCCACTACGGGACGCGGCCGCCGTACTTCGACTCCTCGGCGGGGACGTGGGCGCGGATGGCCGACGCCCTGCAGTACGCCATCTACCACTACGGGCTGTCGGCGTGGGCCACCTACCTCGTGTTCGCGGTGGCGATCTCCTACTACGTCTACCGGAGGGGTGCGCCGTTCCGTCCGGCGGTGATTCTCGCGCCGTTCGTCGGCGTCGACAACCTCGACGGCCCGCTGGGGAAACTCGTCGACGCGTTGGCGGTCGTCGTCACCGTCAGCGGGATCACCGTCTCCTTCGGGCTGGGGATCAGCCAGTTCGCCTCCGGCCTCTCGTTCAAGTGGGGGGTCGGCCTCGGCCAGCTCGGCCGGATCGGGCTGATCCTCCTCGTGGGGGTGCTGTTCCTGCTGTCGGTGATCGCCGGCATCCAGAAGGGGATCAAGCGGTTCGCCGACCTCAACGTCGTCCTGCTGATCGGGCTGATGGCGGCGATGTTCGCGTTCGGGCAGGCGACGACACTGGTCAACCTCACCACGCAGGCGCTGACCGGTTACGCGACCGACTTCGTCGGGATGAGCCTCTTCTTCGCGCCGAACGGCGACGCGACGGGCTGGCTCGGCTCGTGGACGCTCTTTTTCTGGCCGTGGTGGCTCACGTTCGCGCCGATGATCGGGATCTTCATGGCCCGGATCTCCAAGGGTCGAACCCTGCGTGAGCTGGTGTTCGCCGGCCTGTTCGGCTCGTTCGCACTGACGGTGCCGTGGTACGCCGCCACCGGCGGCTCCGCGCTGCTGCTCCAGAGCTCCGGCGCCGCGGACCTGCTGGGTGTGTACGAGTCCTCGGGGTTGGAGGCCGTCGGATTCGCGCTGTTCGAGCAGCTACTCCCCTACCCCGCCGTGTTCTCGGCGGCGCTGCTGCTGCTGGTGGTGAGCTTCCTCATCACCACGCTCGACTCCTCGACACTGAGCATCGCGATGATGGCCGCGGGCGGCGAGGAGTCGCCGTCGACGATCAACCGGCTGGTCTGGGGGCTGATGATGGTGCTTCTCACCATCGCGCTCAGCCTCGCCGGCGGGATGCCCGTGCTCCAGTCGTTCACGATTCTCGTCGGGCTCCCGACCGCGATCCTGTGTGCGATCGCGATGCTGGGGATGCTGATCGAGTTCGAACGCGAGTTCCCGATCCTCACCGAGAGCGACAGCGAGGAGAGCGAACGGTCGACGCCGGCGGGACCGTCGGTTCAGCAACAGCGCCAGTCGGCGGGCACCACCTCTGACGACTGAGCCGCCTACAGCTCGATTCGCTCGACCAGATCGTCGTCACCTTTCGTGTTGACGGCGACGATGCGGACGTCGTCTTCGAGCATCGAGTCGTGGAGCTTGTCCTTGAGGAGGTTGTCCACCTGATAGACGCCGGCGGCGTTGATCATCTCGATCTCGACGAGCACGGCCTTCCCGTTGCCCGGCTGGAGGCTCACCTGCCGGATCGCCTGACTGGAGAGGGTGTTGATCCCCCGACCGCCCTCCTCGTAGGGGATGCGCGAGCGGCCACGCTCCATGTCGAGGGCGTCGGCGACGCGGATCACGCCTGCCTCCCGGGTCAGCGGGGTCTCCGCAGTGTGGTGACAGAGAATCGCGTGGAGCACCTCCGCCTTCACGCGCACCTTCTCCGGCGTCTCGTAGAACTGATCGAGGAAGCGGTCGAGCAGGTCCGCCGCCAGCGGGATCGAGTAGTAGGCGTGCTCGTCGCGGTGGACGACGTGGCCCACGTCGTGCAGCGTCGCCGCGAGCGCGACGATCACCGGCTCGTCGGCCTCGTCGAGCCCCTGCTCGCTGGCGCCGTTGAACTCGACGCCGCCGGCTTTCAGCAGGTCGTACAGCCGGAGCGCACGGTTCCGGACGATCTCGATGTGTTTGCTCCCGTGGTCGTTGTACCCCTTCCGCGTGACCGCGTTGACGTTCTGGGCTTCGAGGTAGGCGACGACTTCGGGGTCCTCGACCAGCGCGGGAAGCACCTCGTTGAGTCGGTCGTCGGGGAAGGCGTGCTCCTCCTGCGGGTCGTACTCGTGATCGGAGACTTCCATAGCCATACCCTTCGTCTCGCGGAGCCGACGGAAAAAGGTCGTCGG from Halolamina sediminis encodes:
- a CDS encoding BCCT family transporter; amino-acid sequence: MGAVESFREKSDVAVFSLSVAALVGIIVAVVAFSDTAAATLATANQFIVGNLGWLYLWVVFLAFVFVVYVMIGPWGRIKLGGPDTEPEFTFWQYLVMTFTAGLSSGGLEFWGPVEPLIHYGTRPPYFDSSAGTWARMADALQYAIYHYGLSAWATYLVFAVAISYYVYRRGAPFRPAVILAPFVGVDNLDGPLGKLVDALAVVVTVSGITVSFGLGISQFASGLSFKWGVGLGQLGRIGLILLVGVLFLLSVIAGIQKGIKRFADLNVVLLIGLMAAMFAFGQATTLVNLTTQALTGYATDFVGMSLFFAPNGDATGWLGSWTLFFWPWWLTFAPMIGIFMARISKGRTLRELVFAGLFGSFALTVPWYAATGGSALLLQSSGAADLLGVYESSGLEAVGFALFEQLLPYPAVFSAALLLLVVSFLITTLDSSTLSIAMMAAGGEESPSTINRLVWGLMMVLLTIALSLAGGMPVLQSFTILVGLPTAILCAIAMLGMLIEFEREFPILTESDSEESERSTPAGPSVQQQRQSAGTTSDD
- a CDS encoding HD domain-containing protein, which codes for MAMEVSDHEYDPQEEHAFPDDRLNEVLPALVEDPEVVAYLEAQNVNAVTRKGYNDHGSKHIEIVRNRALRLYDLLKAGGVEFNGASEQGLDEADEPVIVALAATLHDVGHVVHRDEHAYYSIPLAADLLDRFLDQFYETPEKVRVKAEVLHAILCHHTAETPLTREAGVIRVADALDMERGRSRIPYEEGGRGINTLSSQAIRQVSLQPGNGKAVLVEIEMINAAGVYQVDNLLKDKLHDSMLEDDVRIVAVNTKGDDDLVERIEL